CAGAACCGGTGAGTTGCTGTGCTACGACCACTACAAGGTCGACTGCAAGCCTGACATTGTCCTATTGGGTAAGGCGCTCTCAGGCGGTGTTCTTCCCGTCTCGTGTGTTCTGTCTTCCCACGACATCATGTCTTGCTTTACCCCGGGATCTCACGGTTCTACTTTCGGCGGTAATCCATTGGCCTCTCGTGTGGCCATTGCCGCTCTGGAGGTCATCCGCGACGAGAAGTTGTGCCAAAGAGCCGCCCAACTGGGCGGCTCTTTCATCGCCCAGTTGAAAGCTCTCCAAGCCAAGTCTAATGGTGTTATCTCCGAAGTGCGTGGTATGGGGCTGCTTACCGCTATCGTCATCGACCCATCTAAAGCCAACGGCAAGACCGCTTGGGACCTGTGTCTGCTGATGAAGGACCACGGCCTCTTGGCTAAGCCCACCCACGACCACATCATCAGATTGGCTCCCCCACTGGTCATCTCTGAAGAGGACTTGCAAACCGGTGTCGATACCATCGCCAAATGTATCGGTATGTTATAATACTAATGCGCATGTTTTACATTATctttcattcttttgtATCCTACACATTTTTGTAAAAACtaaaagtttaaaaaaaataaaattacGTACTGCTTTCTTAAAGTCTTCTCACTGCTTGGCTATATCTCCACCGCGCCATCGTCGTCCTCGTTGGGCGTGCTGATCAGAGTCACTGTGTCTCCTCTGATAAACACCATCTCGCATCGTCTTTCAGACTCGCTCAACTCCTCGTTGTTCAATTGGTATATGGTCTCCACCGCATCACTCAGCACGATGTTACAGTGAGAGTCGAAAGCCTGCAGGGTGCCCACCAGCGTCCTGGCCCCGCGCAGCTTGATATACACCCTCTCGTCGAGGTTCAGTTTCAATAAGTCCAAAGGCGTCTCCATTCTCTTGTGTGTGCGTATGCGTGTGCGTAGTTGCGTTTCTCCCCTGTTGTAATGGTTGCTGGAAGAAAAACGTCCTACCTCTTGTTCGTTCAACATAGCtttcttgctttttttctcctcttTATCGCGACTTATCACATACTACGGGGAGCCGAAAGGGTctgtcaaagaaaaaaaaataccaatTCAGCATTAAAGAGTAAAGCCCTGAAACTACTGGAATTTTTATAAGAGAGTATTATTTAACCACTAAGGGTTGATAATTCGCTGACAGCAAATATGTGGAAGAGATCGTTCCATTCTCAAGGAGGACCTCTCCTCGCCAGGACAAAGTTCACAAAACCCAAGCCGAAACAACCGGC
The nucleotide sequence above comes from Saccharomyces mikatae IFO 1815 strain IFO1815 genome assembly, chromosome: 12. Encoded proteins:
- the LSM3 gene encoding U4/U6-U5 snRNP complex subunit LSM3 (similar to Saccharomyces cerevisiae LSM3 (YLR438C-A); ancestral locus Anc_4.319) translates to METPLDLLKLNLDERVYIKLRGARTLVGTLQAFDSHCNIVLSDAVETIYQLNNEELSESERRCEMVFIRGDTVTLISTPNEDDDGAVEI